A genomic stretch from Arachis stenosperma cultivar V10309 chromosome 3, arast.V10309.gnm1.PFL2, whole genome shotgun sequence includes:
- the LOC130968615 gene encoding 11-beta-hydroxysteroid dehydrogenase-like 4A, with protein MAATQRLLNIALPPLSLVLLSSFMIPFLIFKVFIYVRNLFQTDEKLENKVVLITGAASGIGEQLAYEYGRRGAVLSLVDIREDNLVVVAEKARSLGSPDVIIIAADVSKLQDCRRFVDQTVNHFGRLDCLVNNAGIGKPSGFKDWSNASEFTPVMDVNFWGSVYGTLCAIPHLKTSRGRIIVIASVFGWFPLPRSSIYSASKAAVINYFETLRMELGRAISITIVTPGLINTGLGLTVVKERSIMGIFPMLSASELAKSIVKSACRGDMYLTEPSWVKVLFPFKLLYPQIVDSAVRFLIGLSRKRNDSATELKLE; from the exons ATGGCTGCAACTCAGAGGCTACTGAACATTGCATTGCCCCCACTATCATTGGTGCTTCTATCCTCGTTCATGATACCTTTCCTTATCTTCAAGGTTTTTATTTATGTAAGGAATTTGTTTCAAACCGATGAAAAATTGGAAAACAAGGTTGTACTAATCACCGGGGCAGCCTCAGGGATTGGGGAG CAACTAGCATATGAATATGGAAGGAGAGGAGCAGTTTTATCACTGGTTGACATTAGGGAGGACAATCTTGTAGTTGTGGCTGAAAAGGCCAGATCTCTGGGTTCTCCTGATGTTATCATCATCGCTGCAGATGTCTCAAAGCTCCAAGACTGTCGTCGTTTTGTGGATCAAACAGTTAATCATTTTGGACGAT TGGATTGTTTGGTGAATAATGCTGGAATTGGCAAGCCTTCAGGATTCAAAGATTGGAGTAATGCTTCTGAATTTACTCCAGTGATG GACGTAAATTTCTGGGGATCAGTTTATGGCACTTTATGTGCAATCCCACATCTGAAAACAAGCAGAGGCAGGATCATTGTGATTGCATCGGTTTTTGGATGGTTCCCTCTCCCAAGAAGCAGTATCTATAGT GCAAGCAAGGCAGCGGTTATAAACTACTTTGAGACTCTCAGGATGGAACTTGGTCGTGCTATTAGCATAACAATAGTCACACCTGGTTTGATCAACACGGGTCTAGGATTAACTGTAGTAAAAGAG AGGAGTATTATGGGCATATTTCCAATGTTATCAGCATCCGAATTAGCAAAAAGCATAGTGAAAAGCGCATGCAGGGGAGATATGTACTTGACAGAGCCATCTTGGGTCAAGGTTTTGTTTCCTTTCAAACTGCTTTATCCTCAAATAGTAGACTCGGCCGTACGCTTCTTAATTGGGCTTTCCCGAAAAAGAAATGATTCTGCAACAGAGCTGAAGCTAGAGTAA
- the LOC130968616 gene encoding LOW QUALITY PROTEIN: 11-beta-hydroxysteroid dehydrogenase A-like (The sequence of the model RefSeq protein was modified relative to this genomic sequence to represent the inferred CDS: substituted 1 base at 1 genomic stop codon), protein MVVDEWILNILVPPTCIALLLFVLPPYLLFKIIYYVLRSLLKENVAGKVILITGASSGIGEHIAYEYGRRGARLALVARRENRLKEVAQRAMALGSPHVITIPADVSILKETMXVLKLNPFVFAVDHLVNNAGVVPVCLFEHATDISNFAPAMDINLWGSAYATYFSIPHLRKSRGKIIAIASSAGWLPTPRMIFYNASKAAVISLYESLRTELGKDIGITIVTPGLVESEMTQGKFLSKDGQMVLDQEMRDVLVSLMPIRSVTEAAKSIVNSACRGDPYLTEPAWIRTTLYLQIFCPQLLEYLSRWTLISGTSERDTISKKLLHLSCLKKYLYPESVRNPTLQPN, encoded by the exons ATGGTTGTGGATGAATGGATCTTGAACATCCTAGTTCCACCTACGTGCATAGCTTTGCTCCTTTTCGTTTTACCGCCTTACCTCTTATTCAAGATTATCTACTACGTTCTGAGATCACTGCTTAAAGAGAACGTTGCAGGGAAAGTTATCCTTATAACTGGAGCTTCCTCAGGCATAGGCGAG CATATAGCATATGAATATGGAAGAAGAGGAGCGCGTCTGGCTCTTGTTGCTAGAAGAGAGAATCGACTGAAGGAGGTTGCACAAAGAGCCATGGCGCTTGGTTCTCCTCATGTCATTACCATTCCTGCAGATGTTTCCATACTCAAAGAGACGATGTGAGTATTAAAACTTAAT CCGTTTGTTTTTGCAGTGGATCATCTGGTGAACAATGCTGGGGTTGTTCCTGTTTGCTTGTTTGAACACGCCACTGATATCAGTAATTTTGCACCCGCAATG GACATTAACCTGTGGGGTTCGGCGTACGCCACTTATTTTTCGATCCCACACCTCAGAAAAAGCAGAGGAAAGATCATAGCAATAGCTTCCTCGGCTGGATGGTTGCCTACTCCTAGAATGATATTCTACAAT GCAAGCAAAGCAGCAGTAATAAGCTTATATGAGAGTTTGAGGACTGAACTAGGAAAGGACATAGGAATAACCATAGTCACACCAGGGTTGGTCGAGTCAGAAATGACACAGGGCAAGTTCCTATCAAAAGATGGCCAAATGGTTCTTGACCAAGAAATGAGAGAT GTTCTGGTTAGTTTGATGCCCATAAGATCGGTGACGGAAGCTGCCAAGTCAATAGTGAATAGCGCCTGCCGTGGAGACCCGTACCTGACAGAACCAGCTTGGATTAGGACAACTTTGTATTTACAGATATTTTGCCCTCAACTACTCGAATATTTAAGCCGCTGGACCCTAATTTCAGGCACTTCTGAGAGGGACACAATTAGCAAGAAGCTCCTTCATTTATCATGCCTGAAGAAATATCTGTATCCTGAATCAGTCAGAAATCCCACGCTCCAACCCAACTAG
- the LOC130968613 gene encoding recQ-mediated genome instability protein 1-like: MTIRRLVLDDDDEVEQLQTPQPSVTSTPQPSNSSNFPSVPLLISDDDDDAAFVDVPDYLSPPPPPQPRASSCPVGDSLRRLGLGLKREWVDACLGELEGSVRGFAGFDVTAKAKLCFEQFLFSDMNSCGSGVLPPNVHSMHLVNLSGPFVLQVDEILNMSCPLRGRYQQAPPGLKRCLKLSMTDGIQRVFAMEYRPILSLDVCASSGLKVAISNVHVRRGLLMLVPETIEILGGLVEQLDAARKRLVDELNKPPRGKRTKHGVLPPLATRATLAAWPASTVDDTGRSSSVFQSTDSVQINNEGAGLTMSGTGNCVTTEDTNLMGVRNAASNSIPSTVANADTMNVDMHADTNPASFANSTATQFSSAVARAQEMHIDTAAIAGENSVGNQSSHLSTNDATAHKDTVHITRTSYVPPKSSPIVQNVETDKDRVIEDTENDHPRGSSSTVPNNHDVHMVDDDYHAIEVTDNDLWRGSSSTSVNNNNVHMVDDSDHPRMLSADQEVPFTYLASLSAKWVTMKEKVPSVHGKIKCFLTGVKRFQYKGRRTYELQAYVDDGSLIAEVLIDHHVVQNGIGYSPEEVTAALSSSDNKIVQNIKNVMHKFQAFLINFEGIMQVELNRKSSLPVAVEMSQGCPQSDAWLLLRRLKSLYPPQTQTHCPSNPIELSP; encoded by the exons ATGACAATACGTCGCCTTGTTCTCGACGACGACGACGAAGTTGAACAACTTCAAACTCCGCAACCCTCCGTCACATCCACGCCCCAACCTTCAAACTCCTCTAACTTTCCATCTGTGCCTCTTCTAATCTCCGACGACGACGATGATGCCGCCTTCGTCGACGTCCCCGATTACCTCTCGCCGCCGCCTCCTCCGCAACCTAGGGCTTCAAGCTGCCCCGTGGGCGACTCTCTTCGTCGGCTGGGACTGGGGCTGAAGAGAGAGTGGGTGGATGCATGCCTTGGCGAACTTGAGGGCTCCGTGAGGGGATTTGCGGGGTTCGATGTTACTGCGAAGGCCAAGCTCTGTTTCGAGCAATTTCTCTTTTCGGATATGAACTCGTGTGGGAGCGGCGTGCTGCCTCCCAATGTGCATTCCATGCATCTCGTTAATCTCTCCGGCCCTTTTGTGTTGCAG GTTGATGAAATCCTTAATATGAGTTGTCCTCTTCGAGGGAGATATCAACAAGCCCCACCCGGATTAAAGAGGTGCCTGAAGTTATCAATGACGGATGGCATTCAGAGAGTCTTTGCGATGGAATATAGGCCCATTCTATCTCTTGATGTTTGTGCATCTTCTGGTTTAAAG GTTGCTATCTCTAATGTACATGTGCGACGTGGGCTTTTGATGCTTGTCCCTGAGACAATTGAAATTTTGGGGGGACTAGTTGAGCAGCTGGATGCAGCTCGAAAGCGGCTAGTTGATGAATTGAACAAGCCACCCAGGGGGAAAAG AACTAAACATGGAGTCCTTCCTCCTTTAGCAACTAGAGCAACTCTTGCAGCATGGCCAGCGAGTACAGTTGATGATACTGGGCGCAGCAGCTCTGTGTTTCAAAGTACTGATTCTGTCCAGATTAACAACGAAG GTGCTGGCCTGACCATGTCTGGCACTGGAAACTGTGTAACTACAGAAGATACCAATCTCATGGGTGTACGAAATGCTGCTTCCAATTCAATACCCAGCACGGTTGCAAACGCTGACACCATGAATGTGGATATGCATGCTGATACCAACCCTGCAAGCTTTGCGAATTCCACAGCCACTCAATTCTCTTCAGCAGTTGCAAGGGCTCAGGAGATGCATATAGATACTGCAGCTATAGCAGGAGAAAATTCGGTCGGCAACCAATCTTCTCATTTGTCTACAAATGATGCAACGGCACATAAAGATACTGTTCATATAACAAGAACAAGTTATGTGCCCCCGAAGAGCTCTCCTATTGTGCAAAATGTCGAGACAGATAAGGATAGAGTTATTGAAGATACAGAAAATGATCATCCTAGAGGATCTTCCTCCACTGTTCCTAACAATCATGATGTCCATATGGTTGATGACGATTACCACGCCATTGAAGTTACAGATAATGATCTTTGGAGAGGATCTTCCTCCACTTCTGTAAACAATAACAATGTCCATATGGTTGATGACAGTGACCACCCACGTATGCTGTCTGCAGACCAAGAAGTTCCTTTCACATACTTAGCTAGTTTGTCAGCCAAGTGGGTTACAATGAAGGAGAAAGTTCCTTCAGTTCATGGTAAAATTAAG TGCTTTTTAACTGGTGTAAAGCGATTCCAATATAAGGGAAGGAGAACATACGAGCTGCAGGCATATGTAGATGATGGTAGTCTCATTGCCGAAGTTCTTATTGATCATCAT GTTGTACAAAATGGAATTGGCTATTCTCCGGAGGAAGTCACTGCAGCACTTTCTTCTTCTGACAACAAAATAGTGCAGAACATAAAGAACGTAATGCATAAGTTCCAAGCATTTTTAATAAACTTCGAG GGTATAATGCAGGTGGAACTAAATAGAAAATCATCGCTTCCAGTTGCTGTAGAGATGAGTCAAGGCTGCCCTCAGTCTGATGCGTGGTTACTTCTGAGACGGCTCAAGTCCCTTTACCCCCCACAAACCCAAACACATTGTCCTTCGAATCCAATTGAATTGTCACCATAG
- the LOC130968614 gene encoding DEK domain-containing chromatin-associated protein 1-like: MATETLDAPKPQPLAPNGDAPTKAEADQHEIQDEEQQHDKEISDDFPEQKNCGQLEENVDREEDADEDEDEDEDEEGEKKENDVVTPVKSASGGRPTRERKSVERYTVSSPHKFPGYAATKTISIDQGNGTQLKDIPNVAFKLSKRKVDDNLRSLHSILFAKKAKAQTLKRNIGMFSGYVWAENEEKQRAKVKERLDKCVKEKLIDFCDVLNLQINKSSLKKEELSAKLLEFLESPHATTDVLLADKEKKGKKRAKKKTPRKSSGGAVENPSKKQKQSSENGKKRKQSSDSEEDDTAEPSDATISSQEDEEDGEHVSAPKSESDCEVQESQSDEEENKSTSEKTVKEDHSTPVKKSSPEKAAKSNDKMPKKSTSASKRQKTDGESRESKQKIANKKETGKSSKSVSKDQGQDNISKKANAEPTKEDMHAVVVDMLKEVDFNTATLSDILKKLGIHFGLDLMHRKAEVKDIITDVINNMSDEENENGDDEDEDNA, translated from the exons ATGGCTACTGAAACCCTAGATGCTCCCAAACCTCAACCACTGGCTCCCAATGGAGATGCTCCGACCAAAGCAGAAGCTGACCAACACGAAATTCAAGATGAAGAACAGCAACACGACAAGGAAATTTCTGACGACTTTCCCGAGCAGAAAAACTGTGGCCAATTAGAAGAGAATGTGGATCGTGAAGAAGATgcagatgaagatgaagatgaagatgaagatgaagagggtgagaagaaagaaaatgatgTTGTTACACCAGTAAAGAGTGCAAGTGGGGGTAGACCTACCAGAGAAAGGAAATCAGTAGAAAGATACACTGTGTCCTCTCCACACAAGTTCCCTGGTTATGCTGCTACTAAAACTATCTCAATCGACCAG GGCAACGGTACTCAGCTTAAGGACATCCCAAACG TGGCTTTCAAGCTATCAAAAAGAAAAGTCGATGATAACTTGCGTAGCCTTCATAGTATACTGTTTGCGAAGAAAGCAAAG GCACAAACTTTAAAGAGAAACATTGGCATGTTTTCTGGCTATGTGTGGGCAGAAAATGAG GAAAAACAGAGGGCCAAGGTAAAAGAGAGGCTTGACAAATGTGTGAAAGAAAAGTTGATTGACTTCTGTGATGTGCTCAATCTTCAAATAAATAAGTCCTCTTTGAAGAAG GAGGAACTGTCTGCAAAGCTGTTGGAGTTTTTGGAATCCCCTCATGCTACAACTGATGTCTTGCTTGCTGATAAAGAAAAG AAAGGTAAAAAGCGTGCCAAAAAGAAAACTCCAAGAAAATCTTCTGGCGGTGCTGTTGAAAACCCTTCGAAG AAGCAAAAGCAAAGTTCAGAAAATGGGAAAAAGCGAAAGCAGTCTTCTGACAGTGAGGAAGATGATACAGCCGAACCTTCAGATGCAACAATCAGTTCTCAGGAAGATGAGGAAGATGGTGAACATGTTTCAGCCCCAAAAAGTGAAAGTGACTGTGAGGTTCAGGAAAGTCAATCTGATGAAGAGGAAAATAAAAGCACTTCAGAGAAAACTGTGAAGGAGGATCACTCTACACCAGTCAAGAAATCCTCTCCTGAAAAGGCTGCCAAGAGCAATGACAAAATGCCAAAAAAATCAACATCTGCGTCCAAGAGACAGAAAACTGATGGTGAAAGCAGGGAGAGTAAGCAAAAGATTGCAAACAAAAAAGAAACTGGCAAATCTTCAAAGTCAGTGTCTAAGGATCAAG GACAAGACAACATCAGTAAGAAAGCAAATGCAGAACCTACTAAGGAGGATATGCATGCAGTGGTTGTTGATATGTTGAAGGAAGTTGATTTCAACACT GCAACTTTATCTGATATCCTCAAGAAACTTG GTATTCATTTTGGATTGGATTTAATGCATAGAAAAGCTGAGGTAAAAGATATAATTACAGATGTAATCAATAACATGTCTGACGAGGAAAATGAAAATGgagatgatgaagatgaagataaTGCATGA